The Bifidobacterium coryneforme genome segment AGTGCAGGTCGATCTGGACGGTCTCCAGGCCCGGGGCGTCACCGGTTGGGCATCCTATCCGGTGGGTGTTGCCTGGGCCTTGCGCCAGGCCGGATACGACCAGGTGGGCGGGTTTGACATGGCCCTGGCCTCCTGCGTGCCGGTCGGATCGGGGCTGAGCTCATCGGCCGCCATGACCTGCTCGACAGCCCTGGCCCTGGACGATCTCTTCGGTCTCGGGCTGGGCGGGAGCGACCAGGGCAGGGTGACCCTGATAGAGGCCGCCGTCAGGGCCGAGAACGACATGGCCGGTGCCTCGACCGGCGGTATGGATCAGAGTGCCTCCATGCGTTGCCAGGCAGGAAAGGCCCTGCGGCTGGATTGCCGGCCGGAGCTGTCTGCCATGGAAAACGTGACCCAGGTCCCCTTCGATTTGGAGGCCAGGGGCCTGGAATTGCTGGTGGTCGATACGCAGGCCCAGCACCAGCTGAACGACGGACAGTACGAGCAGCGTCGCACCACCTGCGATGAGGCGGCCCGAATCCTGGGTGTGGGCAACCTGCGTCAGGTGGCTGATGAGGTCAAGGTCTCCGAGGATTCCGCCACCGCCCTTCAGGAGGTCCTGGAGAGGCTCCCGGATGGGGTCACCAGGCATCGGGTCCGGCACGTCATCACCGAGATAGGGCGGGTTGATCGGTTCATAGAGGCCTTCGGCAGGGGCGATGTGCAGGAGGCGGGGCGCCTCTTCAACGCCTCGCATGACTCCCTGCGCGACGATTACCAGGTCACCTCACCGGAACTTGACCTGGCCGTGGATGTGGCCCGGGCCGAGGGTGCCTATGGTGCCAGGATGACCGGGGGTGGATTCGGTGGTTCCATCATCGCCCTGGTCGATGCCGGCAAGGGGCGTGGCATGGCCCAGACGATAGCGGACCGGTTCCATGCCGCCGGCTTCCATGAGCCCAGGGCTCTGGCGGCCTTGCCCTCTTCCTCCGCCCGGAGGGAGTGCTGAGTTCCGAGCAGCCGTCCATATGCCGGACTTACCGGCTTTCCAGCCCCCCGTTTTCGGGGGCTTTTCTCTGCCTCCTCCTCTAAGCTGGGAAGCCATGACCCCTCAGGCGGACGGAGTCTGTCCTATTGGGCTTGAAGGGATATCCCAGGGTGGAGGAGGACCACATGAAAAAGGCGATCATCACGGTGGTGGGTCAGGACGCCATCGGCATCATCGGACGGGTCTGCACCAGCCTCTCCGGGAATTCAATCAATGTCCTGGACATCTCCCAGACCATCATCGACGGGTTCTTCAACATGATGATGATTGTCGATTGCTCCTCCTACGCGGGGGAGTTCGATGACCTGGTCCGTGATCTGGATGCCCTGGGTGAGGATATCGGCGTCTCCATCAGGTGCCAGCGTGAGGAGATATTCACCCGGATGCACAGGGTCTGAGGGGGCTGCGCCATGATTACACCCGATGAAGTCCAAGAGACCAATGCCATGATCGACCGGGAACGGTTGGATGTCCGTACCATCACCATGGGCATCAGTCTCCTGGACTGTGCCAGCCATGATGTTGACATGCTCTGCAGGAACATCCACCGCAAGGTGGTCTCCCTGGCCAAGGACCTGGTTTCGACAGGGGAGTCCATAGCCCACCAATACGGGATTCCCATCGTCAACAAGCGGATCACCGTCACCCCCATCTCCCTGGTGGCCGCTGGGGCCTGCCACTCGGTTGATGACTATGTGGCCGTGGCCAAGGCCTTGGATATGTCGGCCAAGGAGGTCGGTGTCAATTTCATCGGAGGCTATTCGGCCCTGGTCTCCAAGTCCATGACCCCGGCGGAGCGCCTCCTGATCAAGTCCCTGCCCCGCGCCCTGAGCCAGACCGAGAGGGTCTGCGCCAGTGTCAACGTGGGCTCGACCAAGACCGGCATCGACATGGATGCCGTGGCCCTGATGGGGCGGGTCATCAAGGCTGTGGCGCAGGCAACCGGGGACACCGACAGTTCGGGGTGCACCAAGCTGGTTGTCTTCTGCAATGCTCCGGACGACAACCCCTTCATGGCCGGGGGCTTCCACGGCGTGACCGAAGGCGATGCCGTCATCAACGTGGGCGTTTCAGGTCCGGGCGTGGTCAAGACCGCCTTGGAAACTGCTCGTGGTGCGAGTTTCGACCAGCTCTGCGAGACCATCAAGCGTACCGCCTTCAAGATCACCAGGATGGGGCAGCTGGTGGCTCAGGAGGCCTCGCGCCGCCTGGATGTTCCCTTCGGCATCATCGACCTCTCCCTGGCGCCGACCCCGGCCGTGGGCGACTCTGTGGGTGAGGTCCTGCGCGAGATGGGCTTGGAACAGGTGGGCGCTCCCGGCACCACCGCAGCCCTTGCCATCCTCAACGACCAGGTCAAGAAGGGCGGCATCATGGCTTCAAGCTATGTGGGTGGCCTCTCTGGAGCCTTCATTCCCGTTTCCGAAGACGCAACGATGATCCAGGCGGCCGCCGAGGGAAGTCTGACTCTTGAAAAGCTGGAGGCCATGACCTGCGTCTGTTCGGTTGGTCTGGATATGATTCCCATTCCCGGCGATACCAGCGCCGAGTCCATCTCCGGCATCATCGCCGACGAGGCGGCCATCGGCATGATCAATCAGAAGACCACGGCAGTCAGATTGATTCCGGTTGCGGGCAAGGGTGTGGGGGACACGGCGGAATTCGGTGGACTCATGGGAGGCGGCCCCATCCTGCCTGTCAACGACCGCTCCTGCGCCGACTTCATCAGTCGTGGAGGACGCATCCCGGCCCCCATACACAGTTTCAAGAACTGATCGGTACGAGGCTGTCATACGTCAAGGCCCCGTCTTCCAATCCCAGGGTGAGGAAGGCGGGGCCTTGACGTATCGGGACCCCTGGTCAGCGCCCGCCCTTGAAGTTCAGCTGGCGCCAGGCTTCATAGATGGCGATGGAGGCGCAGTTGGTCAGGTTCAGGCTGCGCAGGCTGGGGCGCATGGGCAGGCGGACCTGCTCGGAGACGTGGGGGCCGGCCATGACATCCATGGGGTCGGGGATGTTTCCCGG includes the following:
- the galK gene encoding galactokinase, translated to MSQVRFMEAWSGGETGQGPEGAVSLFSRVYGQEPAGVWSAPGRVNLIGEHTDYNAGLCLPIALPHRTFVALKPRQDHRVRLVSSMAPDDQVQVDLDGLQARGVTGWASYPVGVAWALRQAGYDQVGGFDMALASCVPVGSGLSSSAAMTCSTALALDDLFGLGLGGSDQGRVTLIEAAVRAENDMAGASTGGMDQSASMRCQAGKALRLDCRPELSAMENVTQVPFDLEARGLELLVVDTQAQHQLNDGQYEQRRTTCDEAARILGVGNLRQVADEVKVSEDSATALQEVLERLPDGVTRHRVRHVITEIGRVDRFIEAFGRGDVQEAGRLFNASHDSLRDDYQVTSPELDLAVDVARAEGAYGARMTGGGFGGSIIALVDAGKGRGMAQTIADRFHAAGFHEPRALAALPSSSARREC
- a CDS encoding ACT domain-containing protein — its product is MKKAIITVVGQDAIGIIGRVCTSLSGNSINVLDISQTIIDGFFNMMMIVDCSSYAGEFDDLVRDLDALGEDIGVSIRCQREEIFTRMHRV
- a CDS encoding PFL family protein; translation: MITPDEVQETNAMIDRERLDVRTITMGISLLDCASHDVDMLCRNIHRKVVSLAKDLVSTGESIAHQYGIPIVNKRITVTPISLVAAGACHSVDDYVAVAKALDMSAKEVGVNFIGGYSALVSKSMTPAERLLIKSLPRALSQTERVCASVNVGSTKTGIDMDAVALMGRVIKAVAQATGDTDSSGCTKLVVFCNAPDDNPFMAGGFHGVTEGDAVINVGVSGPGVVKTALETARGASFDQLCETIKRTAFKITRMGQLVAQEASRRLDVPFGIIDLSLAPTPAVGDSVGEVLREMGLEQVGAPGTTAALAILNDQVKKGGIMASSYVGGLSGAFIPVSEDATMIQAAAEGSLTLEKLEAMTCVCSVGLDMIPIPGDTSAESISGIIADEAAIGMINQKTTAVRLIPVAGKGVGDTAEFGGLMGGGPILPVNDRSCADFISRGGRIPAPIHSFKN